One genomic window of Borreliella garinii includes the following:
- a CDS encoding ABC transporter permease translates to MNSIEKQNEENNSKSERRAWSRFKENKLAFGSLFVIGFYISIAILRPILPIYKYHTQIVEHSDLPPSFQPAGELWYQKEKKFIERLAKKEKREINENELKKLEDIKRKIENEVQIIDKKEVKVHKRVYVLGTDNLGRDLLARLIQGSQISLAVGFIGAFLSMIIGTILGSIAGFFGGLPDKIITKIIEILYVLPYLLIVIILMAIMERSIIGLFIALAFVSWLTVARVVRGQVQSLSSSEFIQAAKTFGATNQRIILKHLIPNSIGMIVIFTTIRVPSFIIAEAFLSFLGLGISAPMTSWGELVQNGIATFVEYPWKVFIPAIVMTIFLLFMNFLGDGLRDAFDPKDSI, encoded by the coding sequence ATGAATAGCATTGAAAAACAAAATGAAGAAAACAATTCTAAATCCGAAAGAAGAGCTTGGTCAAGATTCAAAGAAAATAAACTGGCATTTGGCAGTCTTTTTGTAATTGGATTTTATATCTCAATTGCCATTCTTCGGCCAATATTGCCAATATATAAATACCATACTCAAATAGTAGAGCATTCCGATTTACCACCATCTTTCCAGCCTGCTGGAGAACTATGGTACCAAAAAGAAAAAAAATTTATTGAAAGATTAGCAAAAAAAGAAAAAAGAGAAATAAATGAAAACGAACTAAAAAAACTTGAAGACATAAAAAGAAAAATAGAGAATGAAGTTCAAATAATAGACAAAAAGGAAGTAAAAGTACATAAAAGAGTGTATGTGCTTGGCACAGACAATCTTGGAAGAGACTTGCTTGCAAGATTAATACAAGGCAGCCAAATATCTCTTGCTGTAGGATTTATTGGGGCTTTTTTGTCTATGATAATAGGAACTATTCTAGGCTCAATAGCAGGATTTTTTGGAGGATTGCCTGACAAAATAATCACCAAAATAATCGAAATTCTTTATGTATTGCCCTATTTGCTTATTGTAATAATACTAATGGCAATAATGGAAAGAAGTATAATAGGATTATTCATAGCACTTGCATTTGTATCATGGTTAACAGTAGCTCGAGTTGTAAGAGGCCAGGTACAATCACTATCAAGTTCAGAATTTATACAGGCAGCCAAAACCTTTGGTGCAACAAATCAAAGAATAATCTTAAAACACTTAATACCTAATAGCATTGGAATGATAGTTATATTCACAACAATAAGAGTTCCAAGCTTTATTATAGCTGAGGCATTTTTATCCTTTTTAGGACTTGGAATTTCAGCTCCAATGACAAGCTGGGGAGAATTAGTACAAAATGGAATTGCTACATTTGTTGAATATCCATGGAAAGTTTTTATTCCGGCTATAGTTATGACAATATTTCTATTATTTATGAACTTTTTAGGTGACGGGTTAAGGGATGCATTTGATCCAAAAGATAGCATCTAA
- the gatB gene encoding Asp-tRNA(Asn)/Glu-tRNA(Gln) amidotransferase subunit GatB, with translation MEYKLVIGLEIHIQLGLRTKAFCGCKNEFGGVPNSRICPICLGLPGSLPSVNVELINSAILAGHATNSKIRHVVKFDRKHYYYPDLPKGYQISQNDKPICEGGSLLIETPSGLKKINIIRIHMEEDSGKSLHLLDSENQSYIDFNRSGAPLLEIVSAPDISSGDEAVAFLSSLREIFRYLDLSECNMENGSFRCDVNVNLIITESGVEHKTPIAEIKNLNSFKSIKAAIEYEELRQQEEWVQFRKTLDSCGKHTRGFDDKNGVTVIQRDKETVSDYRYFQEPDLPLIEIDDFYIDNIKKIKLIELPFDARVRLKDQYGLSDFDVITLTTDKHLLRYFEEAAINASDPKKVANWILSEVLSVLNDKGISVLEFNLLPSYITELVEFIVAGKISGKMAKKVFLEMMSREVSASVIISENQLEQINDKFVIKQIVLEVLNENPKSIELYKKGKDHAIKFMMGQIMKKSSGKINPILANEILLQSLSNV, from the coding sequence ATGGAATATAAATTAGTTATTGGATTAGAAATTCATATTCAGCTAGGGCTAAGAACAAAGGCTTTTTGTGGATGTAAGAATGAGTTTGGAGGAGTTCCCAACTCTCGTATTTGTCCAATTTGTCTTGGACTGCCTGGTTCATTACCAAGTGTGAATGTAGAGCTTATTAATAGTGCAATTTTAGCGGGTCATGCCACAAATTCAAAGATTAGGCATGTTGTTAAATTTGATAGAAAACATTATTATTATCCAGATTTGCCAAAAGGATATCAAATCTCGCAAAATGATAAGCCGATTTGTGAGGGAGGAAGCTTATTGATTGAAACCCCTTCTGGGCTTAAAAAGATTAACATTATTAGAATTCATATGGAAGAAGATTCAGGTAAAAGTCTGCATTTGCTGGATAGTGAAAATCAAAGTTATATTGATTTTAATCGTTCGGGAGCTCCTTTACTTGAGATTGTTTCTGCTCCAGATATTAGCAGTGGGGATGAAGCAGTTGCTTTTTTAAGTTCTTTAAGAGAAATTTTTAGGTATCTTGATTTGTCGGAATGTAATATGGAGAATGGTTCTTTTAGATGTGACGTAAATGTTAATTTAATTATTACAGAGAGTGGAGTTGAGCATAAAACTCCTATAGCTGAAATAAAGAATTTAAACTCTTTTAAATCTATTAAAGCTGCCATTGAATATGAAGAATTAAGGCAGCAAGAGGAGTGGGTTCAATTTAGGAAAACCCTTGATAGTTGTGGTAAGCACACTAGAGGATTTGATGATAAAAATGGGGTAACTGTGATTCAAAGAGATAAAGAGACCGTATCTGATTATCGTTATTTCCAAGAACCCGATCTACCTTTAATAGAGATTGATGATTTTTATATTGACAATATTAAAAAAATAAAGTTAATTGAACTTCCATTTGATGCAAGAGTTAGGCTTAAAGATCAATATGGGTTAAGTGATTTTGATGTTATTACTTTAACAACAGATAAGCATCTACTTAGATATTTTGAAGAGGCTGCTATTAATGCAAGCGATCCTAAAAAAGTAGCCAATTGGATATTGTCTGAAGTTTTAAGCGTTCTTAATGATAAAGGGATTAGTGTTCTTGAATTTAATTTACTTCCAAGCTATATTACAGAGCTTGTTGAATTTATTGTTGCTGGTAAAATAAGTGGCAAAATGGCAAAAAAGGTGTTTTTAGAGATGATGAGTAGAGAAGTTTCCGCTTCTGTTATTATAAGTGAAAATCAATTAGAGCAAATAAATGACAAGTTTGTTATTAAGCAGATTGTGCTTGAAGTTTTAAATGAAAATCCTAAATCAATTGAACTTTACAAAAAGGGTAAAGATCATGCTATTAAATTTATGATGGGGCAAATAATGAAAAAATCTTCAGGAAAGATTAATCCTATCCTTGCAAATGAAATTCTTTTACAAAGTTTATCAAATGTATGA
- the rpsI gene encoding 30S ribosomal protein S9 has protein sequence MKKSNFSNVNLSMGTGRRKSSVARVYIREGSGNIRVNNRDFDSYIQLENLRTMALAPLVLTNTLGKYDLYINVYGGGISGQSGAIRHGISRALFELDESNKMILRSNGFLTRDSRRVERKKFGQKKARKSFQFSKR, from the coding sequence ATGAAAAAATCAAATTTTAGCAATGTTAATTTATCAATGGGAACTGGTAGGAGAAAGTCTTCTGTTGCTAGAGTTTACATTAGAGAGGGTAGTGGAAATATTAGAGTAAATAATAGAGATTTTGACTCTTATATCCAGCTTGAAAATTTAAGAACAATGGCACTAGCGCCTTTAGTTTTGACAAATACACTCGGAAAATATGATCTTTACATTAATGTTTATGGGGGAGGAATTTCAGGTCAATCGGGTGCAATAAGGCATGGGATCTCAAGGGCTCTTTTTGAACTTGATGAATCTAATAAGATGATTTTGAGATCTAATGGGTTTTTAACAAGAGATTCTAGGAGAGTTGAACGTAAGAAATTTGGGCAGAAAAAAGCACGAAAAAGTTTTCAATTTTCCAAAAGATAA
- the gatA gene encoding Asp-tRNA(Asn)/Glu-tRNA(Gln) amidotransferase subunit GatA, translated as MDLSNLTLTKIQELVLTKKCKIYDILLAYKNNYESNKDVNGYIEFFDDSLDIAKRYDDCLKNCELEDLPLIGMLIAVKDNISIQDKSLTCASEILKGYISPYDATVIKRLKNKGAILIGRTNMDEFAMGSTGELSCYGATLNPLNREYVIGGSSGGSAAVVASFQAPFSLGSDTGGSVRLPASFSGILGFKPSYGGLSRYGLASYASSFDQIGFFSHSIEDIALILKHTCGSDKMDSTSVDIFDDFYPLKIESLQGKNLALIKELSEDLMDKNVASSFAKFKFDLLSKGANIKEVSIEEINFILSIYYTISPVEASSNLARYTGLCYGKRISENLSLNDFYFKHRSNFLSEEVKRRIILGNYLLSEGYDAKYYVKACEILQNLIIPKFNKLFESCDFIITPTSFVKPFRVGLDFDDPVKMYYSDICTVIANLIGAPAISLPYSKDKEGLSIGMQIIGRSKKDFELLSFSKNVIRELGLNGI; from the coding sequence TTGGACTTAAGTAATTTAACTTTAACCAAAATTCAAGAATTAGTTTTGACTAAAAAATGTAAAATTTATGACATTTTACTTGCTTATAAAAATAATTATGAATCAAATAAAGATGTAAATGGATATATTGAATTTTTTGATGATTCTTTAGATATTGCAAAAAGGTATGACGATTGTTTAAAAAATTGCGAATTAGAAGATTTGCCTTTAATTGGCATGCTTATTGCTGTTAAAGATAATATTTCAATTCAAGATAAATCTTTAACTTGTGCTTCTGAAATTTTAAAAGGCTATATTTCTCCTTATGATGCGACTGTGATTAAAAGGCTCAAGAATAAAGGAGCAATCTTAATTGGCAGAACCAATATGGATGAATTTGCCATGGGTTCTACCGGTGAATTGTCATGTTATGGTGCAACTTTAAATCCTTTAAATAGAGAATATGTTATAGGGGGTAGTTCTGGAGGCTCTGCAGCTGTAGTTGCATCTTTTCAAGCACCTTTTTCTCTTGGCAGTGATACTGGGGGTTCTGTTAGACTTCCTGCATCTTTTTCAGGAATTTTAGGTTTTAAACCTTCTTATGGAGGCCTTTCTCGCTATGGGCTTGCATCTTATGCTTCGTCTTTTGATCAAATAGGATTTTTTTCTCATTCTATTGAAGACATTGCTTTAATATTAAAACATACTTGTGGATCTGATAAAATGGATTCTACCAGTGTAGATATCTTTGACGATTTTTATCCCTTAAAAATTGAGTCTTTGCAAGGTAAAAATTTAGCTTTAATTAAAGAGCTTAGCGAAGATTTAATGGACAAAAATGTTGCAAGTAGTTTTGCCAAATTTAAATTTGATCTTTTGTCAAAAGGTGCTAATATAAAAGAAGTTTCAATAGAAGAGATTAATTTTATTTTATCAATTTATTATACAATTTCTCCCGTTGAAGCATCTTCCAATCTTGCTCGTTATACTGGACTTTGCTACGGCAAGAGAATATCAGAAAATTTAAGTCTTAATGATTTTTATTTTAAACATAGAAGTAATTTCTTGTCAGAAGAAGTTAAAAGGCGTATTATTCTTGGAAATTATTTATTGTCAGAAGGGTACGATGCCAAATATTATGTAAAAGCTTGTGAAATTCTTCAGAATTTGATTATTCCCAAATTTAACAAGCTTTTTGAAAGCTGTGATTTTATTATTACCCCAACAAGTTTTGTTAAGCCTTTTAGAGTTGGTTTAGATTTTGATGATCCTGTTAAAATGTATTATTCAGATATTTGCACTGTGATTGCAAATCTTATTGGTGCTCCTGCTATTTCGCTTCCGTATTCTAAGGACAAGGAAGGATTATCTATTGGAATGCAAATTATTGGGCGTAGCAAGAAGGATTTTGAACTTTTAAGTTTTTCAAAAAATGTGATTAGGGAATTAGGATTGAATGGAATATAA
- the eno gene encoding phosphopyruvate hydratase: protein MGFHIYEIKARQIIDSRGNPTVEADVILEDGTCGRSAVPSGASTGINEAVELRDGDKSVYMGKGVLKAIENIKNIIAPELEGMSALNQVAIDKKMLELDGTPTKEKLGANAILAVSMATAKAAAKYLGLKVYQYLGAYKANILPTPMCNIINGGAHSDNSVDFQEFMIMPTGAKTFSEAIRMAVEVFHTLKGILNGKGYATSVGDEGGFAPNLKSNEEACEMIIEAIKKAGYEPGKDIVIALDPATSELYDPKTKKYVLKWSTKEELTSEQMIEYWSKWVEKYPIISIEDGMAEEDWDGWKKLTDKIGHKVQLVGDDLFVTNTSFLKKGIEMGVANSILIKVNQIGTLTETFEAVEMAKKAGYTAIVSHRSGETEDTTIADLVVALGTGQIKTGSLSRTDRIAKYNQLIRIEEELETTAEYHGKNVFYSIKKK from the coding sequence ATGGGTTTTCACATTTATGAAATCAAAGCCAGACAAATTATTGATTCTAGGGGGAATCCAACAGTTGAAGCTGATGTCATTTTAGAAGATGGAACTTGCGGAAGATCTGCTGTACCATCAGGTGCATCAACAGGAATTAACGAAGCTGTTGAGCTTAGAGATGGTGATAAGTCTGTATATATGGGGAAAGGGGTTTTAAAAGCAATTGAAAATATAAAAAACATAATTGCCCCAGAACTTGAAGGTATGAGCGCCTTAAATCAGGTTGCAATCGATAAAAAAATGCTTGAACTTGATGGAACCCCTACAAAAGAAAAGCTTGGCGCTAATGCAATCTTAGCGGTTTCAATGGCTACAGCTAAAGCTGCTGCGAAATACCTTGGACTCAAGGTTTATCAATATCTTGGAGCTTACAAAGCCAACATTTTGCCTACACCTATGTGTAACATTATCAATGGTGGCGCACATTCTGACAACTCTGTTGACTTTCAGGAGTTCATGATAATGCCTACAGGAGCAAAAACTTTTAGTGAAGCAATAAGAATGGCGGTAGAAGTTTTTCATACACTAAAAGGCATTCTCAATGGCAAAGGGTATGCAACTTCTGTTGGAGATGAAGGGGGATTTGCTCCAAATTTAAAATCAAACGAAGAAGCTTGCGAAATGATTATAGAAGCAATAAAAAAAGCAGGATATGAGCCTGGAAAAGACATAGTAATAGCTCTTGATCCAGCAACATCTGAGCTTTATGACCCAAAAACAAAAAAATATGTACTTAAATGGTCAACAAAAGAAGAGCTCACTTCTGAACAAATGATTGAATATTGGTCAAAATGGGTAGAAAAATATCCAATTATTTCAATCGAAGATGGTATGGCCGAAGAAGATTGGGATGGATGGAAAAAGCTTACAGACAAAATTGGACACAAAGTACAACTTGTTGGGGATGATTTATTTGTAACAAACACCTCATTTCTTAAAAAAGGAATTGAAATGGGGGTTGCTAATTCAATCCTTATAAAGGTAAATCAAATTGGAACACTAACAGAAACATTTGAAGCTGTGGAAATGGCTAAAAAAGCAGGATACACAGCAATAGTATCTCATAGATCAGGAGAAACAGAAGATACGACAATAGCTGATCTTGTAGTAGCTCTTGGAACGGGGCAAATTAAAACTGGCTCACTCTCAAGAACAGATAGGATAGCAAAATACAATCAACTCATAAGAATAGAAGAAGAATTAGAAACAACTGCAGAATACCACGGTAAAAACGTCTTTTATTCTATTAAGAAAAAATAA
- a CDS encoding ATP-binding cassette domain-containing protein, producing MSSKKEIILKVENLIQTFTTGEDFLFWKNKQKVNAVNNVSFEVEKNKTLGLVGESGCGKSTTLRSIMQLYTPTSGNIYFNGKNITKLSKKELLKTKKDMQMVFQDPHTSLDPRMTIKEIIAEPLEIYNENKILPKTKQEIEQRVNELTDIVGLHKSMLTRYPHEFSGGQRQRIGIARALALNPKLLLLDEAVSALDVSIRAQILNLLKTLQKEFKLSYLFISHDLAVVKYMSDKIAVMYLGVILELAPRETLFSNPIHPYTKMLIASIPEINPEKRKNKNIKLDEQTLANIRKIHLSTQVHPKLEEVEKDHFVSKYLFDEMNK from the coding sequence ATGAGCAGTAAAAAAGAAATAATTCTTAAAGTAGAAAACTTAATACAAACATTCACAACTGGAGAAGATTTTTTATTTTGGAAAAACAAACAAAAAGTAAATGCAGTAAACAATGTTAGCTTTGAAGTTGAAAAAAATAAAACTTTGGGACTTGTAGGAGAATCTGGCTGCGGCAAATCCACCACTCTTCGCTCAATAATGCAGCTTTACACACCAACTTCTGGAAATATTTACTTTAACGGAAAAAACATAACTAAACTTTCAAAAAAAGAGCTCTTAAAAACAAAAAAAGATATGCAAATGGTATTCCAAGATCCCCACACTTCACTTGATCCAAGAATGACAATAAAAGAAATAATAGCAGAGCCGCTAGAAATATACAATGAAAACAAAATTCTTCCAAAAACAAAACAAGAAATAGAACAAAGAGTAAACGAACTAACAGATATTGTTGGATTACATAAAAGCATGTTAACTAGATATCCTCATGAATTTTCAGGGGGGCAAAGGCAAAGAATAGGAATTGCTAGAGCATTGGCCTTAAATCCTAAACTTTTACTTTTAGACGAAGCCGTTTCTGCGCTTGATGTATCAATAAGAGCTCAAATTTTAAATCTGCTAAAAACCTTGCAAAAAGAATTCAAGTTATCTTATTTATTTATTTCTCATGATCTTGCTGTAGTAAAATATATGAGTGATAAAATCGCTGTAATGTATCTTGGGGTTATCCTGGAACTTGCACCCAGAGAAACACTATTTTCAAATCCAATTCATCCATATACTAAAATGCTAATAGCATCAATTCCTGAAATCAACCCTGAAAAAAGAAAAAATAAAAATATAAAACTAGACGAACAAACTCTAGCAAACATTAGAAAAATTCATTTATCAACCCAAGTACACCCAAAACTCGAAGAAGTAGAAAAAGATCACTTTGTATCTAAATACCTTTTTGATGAAATGAATAAATAA
- the gatC gene encoding Asp-tRNA(Asn)/Glu-tRNA(Gln) amidotransferase subunit GatC, whose amino-acid sequence MKDIHLENSLKLSLVTLNRDSEDKFISKFEKVIKLVNEISNFEVKINFNANKKNISTLREDKVRCSLSIESIKKLSNSFLDGYFSSPKILE is encoded by the coding sequence TTGAAAGATATACATTTAGAAAATAGTTTAAAATTAAGCTTGGTGACACTTAATAGGGATAGTGAGGATAAATTTATTTCAAAATTTGAGAAAGTTATTAAATTGGTTAATGAAATTTCAAATTTTGAGGTTAAAATTAATTTTAATGCTAATAAGAAAAATATTTCTACATTGCGTGAGGATAAAGTCAGATGTTCTCTTTCTATTGAATCAATTAAAAAGCTTAGTAACTCGTTTTTAGATGGATATTTTTCATCTCCTAAAATATTAGAATAA
- a CDS encoding ABC transporter permease has translation MLRFTLKKIIGMIPTLLAIVFLCFFVMRMAPGSPFDSEKPIDPQVKARLMEKYHLDKPFYIQAFYYILNVLKGDLGPSLKKKDLTVNQYIKLGFPKSLTLGVISLIISLSIGIPIGILAAIYKNTYIDYIIISIALFGISIPLFVIGPILQYFFAIKWSLLYTSGWITERGGFSNLILPIITLTMPNVAIFSRIIRGSMLEIIQSDFVRTARAKGLSFRKIVIKHMLRGAMLPVVSYIGPAFAAIISGSVVIEKIFRIAGMGMFITESALNRDYPVLMGGLLVYSIILLISILISDIIYKMLDPRV, from the coding sequence ATGTTAAGGTTTACTTTAAAAAAAATAATAGGAATGATACCAACTTTACTAGCAATAGTTTTTTTATGCTTTTTTGTAATGAGAATGGCTCCTGGAAGTCCATTTGATTCTGAAAAGCCTATTGATCCTCAAGTAAAAGCAAGATTAATGGAAAAATATCATCTTGACAAACCTTTTTATATTCAAGCTTTTTATTATATTTTAAACGTTCTAAAAGGAGATCTGGGGCCTTCTTTAAAAAAGAAAGACCTTACAGTTAATCAATACATAAAATTGGGATTTCCAAAATCACTTACACTAGGAGTAATATCCCTTATAATATCACTATCAATAGGAATACCAATAGGAATATTAGCTGCTATTTATAAAAATACTTATATAGATTATATAATAATATCAATAGCACTATTCGGGATTTCCATACCATTATTCGTAATAGGACCAATTTTACAATACTTTTTTGCAATTAAATGGAGTTTGCTTTACACCTCCGGATGGATCACAGAAAGAGGGGGATTTTCAAATTTAATTCTACCTATAATAACTCTTACCATGCCCAATGTAGCTATTTTTTCAAGAATAATCAGGGGCTCAATGCTAGAAATAATACAGAGTGACTTTGTAAGAACTGCACGTGCAAAAGGGCTAAGCTTCAGAAAGATCGTTATAAAGCACATGTTAAGAGGAGCAATGCTGCCTGTAGTAAGTTATATAGGTCCAGCATTTGCTGCCATAATCTCTGGAAGCGTAGTTATTGAAAAAATATTTAGAATTGCTGGGATGGGAATGTTTATAACAGAATCCGCACTAAACAGAGATTATCCAGTATTAATGGGGGGATTGTTAGTATATTCAATAATACTTCTTATTTCTATATTAATATCAGATATTATATATAAAATGTTAGATCCAAGAGTATAA
- a CDS encoding early set domain-containing protein encodes MIFTALCVSNLFSDDYVIYDFDLSLNEFLEVSIRKDNLEPIVDSKRILLFYPPNKEIRKIFAAFDFDHYSKKYLFKKNEYGVFFVKVNIPHGTSNIKYRLIVDGVWTNDEYNKNVVYNEDLIPFSKIEVAKEKSSYISLRNPIQSYDNNEIEIFYIGRPGQIVTIAGSFNNFNPFLNRLVEKEDNRGIYTIKLKNLPKDRIYYYFIDSGNKVIDKNNVNRINLYFVEGIDNKIDFEVSYFDHK; translated from the coding sequence TTGATTTTTACAGCTTTATGTGTTAGTAATCTTTTTTCAGATGATTATGTAATATATGATTTTGATTTGAGTTTAAATGAATTTTTAGAAGTTTCAATAAGAAAAGACAATCTTGAGCCCATAGTTGATTCCAAACGCATATTATTATTTTATCCTCCCAATAAGGAAATTAGAAAAATTTTTGCTGCTTTTGACTTTGATCACTATTCTAAGAAATATTTATTCAAAAAAAATGAGTATGGAGTTTTTTTTGTTAAAGTCAATATTCCTCATGGCACAAGCAATATAAAATATAGGCTTATTGTAGATGGTGTTTGGACTAATGATGAGTATAATAAAAATGTGGTTTACAATGAAGATTTAATCCCATTTTCTAAAATTGAGGTTGCTAAAGAGAAGTCCAGTTATATTTCGTTGAGAAATCCAATACAATCTTATGATAATAATGAGATTGAAATTTTTTATATTGGTCGTCCTGGACAAATAGTTACAATAGCTGGTAGTTTTAATAATTTTAATCCTTTTTTAAATAGGCTTGTAGAAAAAGAAGATAATAGGGGAATTTATACTATTAAGCTTAAAAATTTACCGAAGGATAGAATTTATTATTATTTTATTGATTCTGGTAACAAAGTAATAGATAAAAATAATGTTAATAGAATTAACTTATATTTTGTTGAGGGGATTGATAATAAAATAGATTTTGAAGTTTCCTATTTTGACCATAAATAA
- a CDS encoding ABC transporter ATP-binding protein: protein MEKENILEIKNLAIEFRLKHTTIHPVRNINLSVKRGEIRAIVGESGSGKSVTSMAIFKLLPELTTVYKSGEILFENQDLLKLSEKELLKIRGNKISMIFQDPMTSLNPFLRISTQLEETIILHQGLGKKDAKEKAIEMLKTVGVVNAEERIKHFPHQFSGGMRQRVMIAMALSCHPSLLIADEPTTALDVTIQEQILLLIKNLSKKFNTSTIFITHDLAVVAEICDTVSVMYQGKIVEEGTVEEIFNNPKHPYTIGLLKSILTLEQDPNKKLYSIKENTINLTKTSIEEF, encoded by the coding sequence ATGGAAAAAGAGAATATATTGGAAATAAAAAATTTAGCAATTGAATTTAGATTAAAACATACAACAATTCATCCCGTAAGAAATATTAACCTATCTGTAAAAAGAGGAGAAATCAGAGCTATTGTTGGAGAATCTGGAAGTGGGAAATCCGTAACAAGCATGGCTATTTTTAAATTATTACCAGAACTTACAACAGTATATAAAAGTGGAGAAATACTATTTGAAAATCAAGATCTGCTAAAACTTAGCGAAAAAGAACTTTTAAAAATCAGAGGGAATAAAATATCAATGATATTTCAAGACCCAATGACTTCATTAAACCCATTTTTAAGAATATCAACTCAACTTGAAGAAACAATAATCTTACACCAAGGATTAGGGAAAAAAGACGCCAAAGAAAAAGCAATAGAAATGTTAAAAACTGTTGGTGTTGTAAACGCAGAAGAGAGAATAAAACATTTCCCCCATCAATTTTCAGGAGGAATGAGGCAAAGAGTCATGATTGCTATGGCACTTAGCTGTCATCCATCCCTACTAATAGCGGATGAACCTACAACGGCCCTTGATGTTACAATCCAAGAGCAAATATTACTATTAATCAAAAATCTATCTAAAAAATTCAATACTTCTACCATATTTATAACTCATGATCTTGCAGTTGTTGCTGAAATTTGTGATACAGTATCTGTCATGTATCAAGGAAAAATTGTAGAAGAAGGAACAGTAGAAGAAATATTTAATAATCCCAAACACCCTTACACTATTGGGCTCTTAAAATCAATTCTTACACTAGAACAAGATCCAAATAAAAAACTTTATTCAATAAAAGAAAATACTATTAATCTCACAAAAACCAGTATTGAGGAGTTTTAA
- the rplM gene encoding 50S ribosomal protein L13, which yields MKKITNNVTIWIKPKTVEKKWYLIDAADRVLGKVAVDVVRILRGKHKAYYTPHQDLGDNVIIINASKVRLTGKKYQQKLYYRHSRYPGGLYSDTFKTLSERKPCAPLEIAIKGMLPKGPLGRDLFRNLKVFSGSEHTLKAQNPIKLEANLREVK from the coding sequence ATGAAGAAAATAACCAATAATGTTACGATTTGGATCAAGCCAAAGACTGTTGAGAAAAAATGGTATTTAATTGATGCAGCAGATAGAGTTTTAGGTAAAGTTGCTGTAGATGTTGTTAGAATTTTAAGAGGCAAACATAAAGCTTATTATACTCCTCATCAAGATTTAGGTGATAATGTTATTATTATTAATGCTTCTAAGGTTAGGCTGACTGGAAAAAAATATCAACAAAAACTTTATTATAGGCACTCAAGATATCCAGGAGGTCTTTATTCTGATACTTTTAAAACATTGTCAGAGAGAAAGCCTTGTGCACCTCTTGAGATCGCTATTAAAGGTATGTTGCCAAAAGGTCCTTTGGGGCGTGATCTTTTTAGAAATTTAAAAGTCTTTTCTGGTTCAGAGCATACTCTTAAAGCTCAAAATCCTATAAAGCTGGAAGCTAATTTAAGAGAGGTAAAATGA